The Apis mellifera strain DH4 linkage group LG13, Amel_HAv3.1, whole genome shotgun sequence genome includes a region encoding these proteins:
- the LOC726669 gene encoding uncharacterized protein LOC726669 → MGVHARNVNDSLGNALSTKGEVSWSTTEEPFTPEEEDAIVTLVVVVIGIIIAIVILFSMGIFIDCKHQKKDVLKKKKLKLKMPPLSRMRKNQKEDAKSLASDMCPNGASDAGFRTRDVIV, encoded by the exons ATGGGGGTGCACGCCAGGAATGTCAATGACAGTCTTGGAAATGCGTTATCGACCAAag GAGAAGTGTCGTGGTCAACGACAGAGGAGCCCTTTACTCCCGAAGAAGAGGACGCGATAGTAACGCTGGTGGTAGTCGTGATCGGTATCATCATAGCCATagtgatattattttcaatgggAATATTCATCGATTGCAAGCATCA aaagaaggatgttttaaagaagaagaagttgaaattgaaaatgccGCCGTTGTCTCGAAtgagaaaaaatcaaaaggagGACGCGAAATCCTTGGCGTCTGATATGTGTCCAAACGGTGCTAGCGACGCTGGCTTTCGAACACGTGATGTTATAGTCTGA
- the LOC726677 gene encoding uncharacterized protein LOC726677 isoform X1, translated as MVKNGTGPVIRMSSTATHAAGGVECCFCRCCTCIHLEFLKTLPGVLKLCETIISGLIQSLLINYGLRYSTTIGSAFEGSLTTSSACFLTSAVLLACYIVSEKSYRLIKSSLFLGFLFGILHQDISSPRILYKARIRCLSCNDSRLHYERLCWNTAWGRRVFLLHPLQDRKMNSRGNEAQYKNVTRIEAQIYVYKKNHLQNGTSTLRQAEENILRIIS; from the exons ATGGTTAAAAACGGAACCGGCCCCGTGATCCGGATGTCCTCCACGGCCACGCATGCCGCTGGAGGTGTCGAGTGTTGCTTCTGCAGATGTTGCACGTGTATACAtctggaatttttgaaaactctGCCCGGTGTTCTGAAACTCTGCGAAACG ATCATTAGCGGTTTAATACAAAGTTTGTTGATTAATTACGGTCTGAGGTACAGTACAACTATTGGGTCGGCTTTCGAAGGATCTCTGACCACTTCTTCCGCTTGTTTCTTAACATCAGCTGTACTACTTGCCTGTTATATCGTGTCCGAAAAATCGTACAGGTTAATCAAATCATCGTTGTTT cTCGGCTTCTTATTTGGCATTCTCCACCAAGATATTTCTTCTCccagaatattatataaagccAGGATTCGATGTTTATCCTGCAATGACAGCCGCTTAC ATTATGAGCGGCTTTGTTGGAATACTGCATGGGGCAGACGCGTATTTCTGCTACACCCATTACAGGACCGGAAGATGAATTCCAGGGGGAACGAAgcacaatataaaaatgtcacACGAATCGAGGCTCaaatatacgtgtataaa AAAAATCATCTTCAAAATGGGACAAGTACATTAAGGCAagcagaagaaaatattttacgaataatttcttaa
- the LOC726677 gene encoding protein singles bar isoform X3 — MVKNGTGPVIRMSSTATHAAGGVECCFCRCCTCIHLEFLKTLPGVLKLCETIISGLIQSLLINYGLRYSTTIGSAFEGSLTTSSACFLTSAVLLACYIVSEKSYSSASYLAFSTKIFLLPEYYIKPGFDVYPAMTAAYIMSGFVGILHGADAYFCYTHYRTGR; from the exons ATGGTTAAAAACGGAACCGGCCCCGTGATCCGGATGTCCTCCACGGCCACGCATGCCGCTGGAGGTGTCGAGTGTTGCTTCTGCAGATGTTGCACGTGTATACAtctggaatttttgaaaactctGCCCGGTGTTCTGAAACTCTGCGAAACG ATCATTAGCGGTTTAATACAAAGTTTGTTGATTAATTACGGTCTGAGGTACAGTACAACTATTGGGTCGGCTTTCGAAGGATCTCTGACCACTTCTTCCGCTTGTTTCTTAACATCAGCTGTACTACTTGCCTGTTATATCGTGTCCGAAAAATCGTACAG cTCGGCTTCTTATTTGGCATTCTCCACCAAGATATTTCTTCTCccagaatattatataaagccAGGATTCGATGTTTATCCTGCAATGACAGCCGCTTAC ATTATGAGCGGCTTTGTTGGAATACTGCATGGGGCAGACGCGTATTTCTGCTACACCCATTACAGGACCGGAAGATGA
- the LOC726677 gene encoding protein singles bar isoform X2, which translates to MVKNGTGPVIRMSSTATHAAGGVECCFCRCCTCIHLEFLKTLPGVLKLCETIISGLIQSLLINYGLRYSTTIGSAFEGSLTTSSACFLTSAVLLACYIVSEKSYRLIKSSLFELMFNSLASFLYLSSASYLAFSTKIFLLPEYYIKPGFDVYPAMTAAYIMSGFVGILHGADAYFCYTHYRTGR; encoded by the exons ATGGTTAAAAACGGAACCGGCCCCGTGATCCGGATGTCCTCCACGGCCACGCATGCCGCTGGAGGTGTCGAGTGTTGCTTCTGCAGATGTTGCACGTGTATACAtctggaatttttgaaaactctGCCCGGTGTTCTGAAACTCTGCGAAACG ATCATTAGCGGTTTAATACAAAGTTTGTTGATTAATTACGGTCTGAGGTACAGTACAACTATTGGGTCGGCTTTCGAAGGATCTCTGACCACTTCTTCCGCTTGTTTCTTAACATCAGCTGTACTACTTGCCTGTTATATCGTGTCCGAAAAATCGTACAGGTTAATCAAATCATCGTTGTTT GAGCTGATGTTCAACTCATTagcttcttttctttatttaagcTCGGCTTCTTATTTGGCATTCTCCACCAAGATATTTCTTCTCccagaatattatataaagccAGGATTCGATGTTTATCCTGCAATGACAGCCGCTTAC ATTATGAGCGGCTTTGTTGGAATACTGCATGGGGCAGACGCGTATTTCTGCTACACCCATTACAGGACCGGAAGATGA
- the LOC726696 gene encoding uncharacterized protein LOC726696, protein MSHSVTIRTQTVTSSSTAVIINTGYLKTWSGSFKLFELILGIICVAIVGHHISSQNYIYAAELFFFLMTTTFMIGTFILLLSCLASLSTSSIIAKTTYELLYHSIAFGLYLAASLTYIVHVSNMKRYNEYEVLMAAAICGLVNSALYLLSTIIALRTYRGL, encoded by the exons ATGTCTCATTCGGTAACTATTAGAACTCAAACGGTAACGAGTAGTTCTACTGCAGTTATCATCAATACTGGTTACTTAAAAACGTGGAGCGgctcgtttaaattatttgaatta atactTGGAATAATATGCGTAGCAATAGTGGGACATCACATATCTTctcagaattatatatatgctgcagaactatttttctttttaatgacGACAACATTTATGATTGGTActtttattttgcttttaaGTTGTTTAGCTTCCCTTTCAACATCTTCTATCATCGCAAAGACTACTTAT gAACTTCTTTATCATTCAATAGCATTTGGATTATATCTAGCAGCATCGTTAACATATATAGTACATGTATCTAATATGAAACGTTACAATGAATACGAAGTATTGATGGCGGCAGCA ATTTGTGGATTGGTAAATTCAGCGCTATATCTTCTCAGTACAATTATTGCTCTCCGTACATACAGAGGACTTTGA